agtcaagaatttgtcagtgtcagtaccccttcagtttcctccaccagggatcaccatccacacagatgcgtccttaagcggttggggagggtaattcccaggtcaaaaaggttcaaggaacttggtcacctcagttccgtcagttccatataaaccgtactgaggcaatggcagtgttcttgactctaaaaaagttgcgcccaccaaagtactcccacataaagctagttctggacagcgcggtggtagtacattgtataaacagaggaggctccaagtcacgtcatctaaatcatgtcatggtagccatcttctccctggcagacaagttcagttggcatctctcctccactcacatagctggagtgagaaacgtcatagcagacgcgctatccgatcagtgcccctagagtcggaatggtcactggacaacagttcgttccaatggatccttcaaagagttccagggctacaggtggatctcttcgcatctcaagcgaaccacaaactgccgtgttatgtagcccccaacctggaccctctggcctatgccacggacgccctggctctagactggaacatctggaagaaaatttatgtcttccctccagtgaatcttctcatgaagttttaacaaactcaggacattcaagggtcaagtggctctagtagccccagactggccgaagagcaattggtatcccctaattctggaactgggccttcgtcctcttcggatccccaattcccaggctctcccagtcagtacaaacgaaggctgtgttcgcttcctcagggattctcaaaaccctaactttatggatttcatgaagtttgcggcaaaaagagatgcgaatattgaccctcagaatattctcttcttggaatccgataaaagggattcaactttgagacagtatgatgctgctgtcaaaaagttagcaatcttcttgggagaatcagatattagaatcatgacagttaattcagctatattcctttttcagatccttatttgaaaaggtttagcagctagcacgattatgacaaacaagtcagccttgaaaaagatatttcaatttgggttcaacatagacttgacggattcctacttctcgtctattcctaaggcatgtgctagacttagaccttctgtaaggcctacgtcagtttcatggttcttaaacgatgttctaaaactggcttcagaaaccgataatgacacatgctcgtttataatgctcttaagaaaaaccctattttattaagcttagcttcagggagcaaagaatttcagaactgtcggctttatccagagatccggatcatattcattccttcccacaggggaagtcctactttctccggaacgtagctttttagcaagaatgaagatcctttgatgaggtgggaaccttggaaggtgctaccccttccacaagatgtatctctttgcccagtttcaaccttacgagcctttctgtccaggacctcctcatcctcatcgggtcccctctttaagagggaaaaaggtggaactttatccattaaaggcatcaggcaacaatcctgtactttattaagcaagccaatcctgactctttcccgaaagcacatgatgtcagagcagtagccacctcaattaattatttccaacatatgacttcgatgagttgaaaaagtataccggatggaaatcgccgacagtgttcaaacgtcattaccttaagtccttggaagctctgaaattttcagcagtagcagcgggtaacatagtttcccctgactctttagctaatctgtagtagaagattcagtcctcctttctactgcCTCaccccaacagttcgtctattcctgccttgttcatttacattcaccttgtgtcttagctgcttttatgatggtgtagtgggtgccccttatttttttgctagggacactcacagatgattatagatattgatctcatggatgttacccccttatttttatgctaggggatacatcttatttataatggttacgggttttgtatattaagtcatatacattcctttatatattatcattgttgattaatttgttcatttgattatattaattgctataatatttttgatacatgcctttacacagataccattttgatacatgtaagccattttacctctgtatatatgtaaattaccttatgttaagaaacatgattagaattaagtgtatttaagcatatttcttatttttgtatcactgtgtatatgtatctttttagcaattatattctttttatatttattttgtcttttatttgagacttattctaatttatttattattttttgtttacaatcttgtgctatttctctggtacgatttcgcgcagcgacacgagctgagcccagaaaagggattttgacgtaaggaaaaatctatttctgggcgattggctcgtgtcgccagcgaatccCACCCACCCTaccccatcccttcgcccaagattgtctgctaacttcaggatggccaccagaggcgcagcagtcggcagcattgggatggagtagtagtagtacgagctgctcactctgtgggtcggctcccctcatggagggttttttgtagtgggagatttctattggcatttggctcgtggtagtggtctcactcgcctagtgttcataccgacatcctcttggaggtgagcgagtcagtttatactgacctttttctttattttatttattctctggtatgtgttagtacatttaccctagaaataatagattaaaggatatttcgctggcgaacacgagccaatcgcccgcagaaatagatttttccttacgtcaaaatccctttattgtacaaaaatagataataaaatatatacattctttGTACAGATTACGTATTTACAGCCTACCCTACTGCATATTGAAGGAGTTCAGTGGAGGGGAGACCTTTATTAGGGTTTCCTGCCTCTGGGTGCAGCCATTCACAGTGGTCAGGACACTTACACTGCACAGCCTACACATTTTCAAAATCTTCAACTGCAGGGAACAAGACTGTGTCCTTGGGAAACAAAGGCTTCATGTGGAGGAAGAACACCTCATATTTCCCTTACTTAGTGTTCATCATCTTACAAACATAATGAACAGGTGCCCCACTGTTCCTCCCCTCTTCAAGCTCAAGCTCAATCACCACAAAGTCCCCAACCtggaaaataaataagtgaaaatagtAGCCTATTGGCctcaaaatttataaagaaaaataattttttgggggggagatagactaaagatagcctaaatgtaatttactttAGTTCAATATGCTCTATGAAAAAGGGAAATTCTTTGTCTATTATCTTAGTCTGCAAAAGTAGGTGATATGACGTCCCTCACCTCTGGTTCCTTCACTGCAAAGGGATAAGGCCCATCTGCTTCCATGTCCCCTTCCAGCTCACTGGAATTTTCAGAGGAATCACCGAGCATGAGTGGCACTGCAGGGTCATCCTCCTCATCACCGTCTAGGAGTTTAGGGACAGCCTGCCTTCTCAGTTTGCTTTTCTTCCCTGCTCCCATCATCATCTTTTCCTCTGCCTTCTTCATTTTTTCATCTTTGGTCTGCAGATCAGAGATGACTTCTTCATTCTTGGTGAGAATGCAGGCACGGACCCTTTTTTGTCCCTTGCCATAAGGACGGGGAGGAGCCTTAGGGTAAGGGCGGACATTTTCTGGGGTGACCTCAGATGTCACCACTGCTGGAAGAGGTTGAAGGTCTTGGGGTGCTGCAGGAAGGATCACTAAGGGTTGAGCTGACATTGCAGGTGCACTTCCTCTGCTTGGGTGGTGGAGTTGGAGATACCTCCAAGTCCTGGGCCAAAGTTGGTAGCTCCTCACCAACAGTAGAAGGAGTCAGAAACTTCTACCGCAAGGTTCTGTGGCGGTGGCTGCTCCGATACCTATGCCCCTGCAAATGCCTCATCAGCTTTTTCTTACTGGTGTGCACAAATTTCCTTGGCATGATGGAAGAGTGTTGGTGGATTCTGGAAGAGAGTAATTGCCATTAGGTTTTgccaaataattgaaaaattaggagaaaattaaaaaatgaacggGGTAACACTGTATGTCTTACCCCTCATCCTTATGGTGTTCTCCCAAActacaatttgttttttttattttgtaaaattaggcTAACTTATATAATATTCAAACACCATACAAATGTCTTCAGTTGGTTGTTGCACACTTAGATGTCATATTAACACTGGTAGCACATAAAAGCACTGATGAAAATAACCCAGAACTTTACCCTTCTAAAAACACATTAACTTGTTTACCATTTCACATGTGCTTTTATCTTTATCTTATTTCA
This portion of the Macrobrachium nipponense isolate FS-2020 chromosome 10, ASM1510439v2, whole genome shotgun sequence genome encodes:
- the LOC135223685 gene encoding uncharacterized protein LOC135223685, coding for MSAQPLVILPAAPQDLQPLPAVVTSEVTPENVRPYPKAPPRPYGKGQKRVRACILTKNEEVISDLQTKDEKMKKAEEKMMMGAGKKSKLRRQAVPKLLDGDEEDDPAVPLMLGDSSENSSELEGDMEADGPYPFAVKEPEVGDFVVIELELEEGRNSGAPVHYVCKMMNTK